A genomic window from Triticum urartu cultivar G1812 chromosome 7, Tu2.1, whole genome shotgun sequence includes:
- the LOC125525742 gene encoding ABC transporter G family member 1-like isoform X2, which produces MATSLLPRWAPTPSQSQPRWGPSAATVTGELEPPEPPAAEVESAMGSSRGIHSEFYDIDHREGRPEDAAPYGSVCITWEDVWVTAVDGRATILHGVSGSARPGQVLAIMGPSGCGKTTLLDTLAGRLDKNLRSKGDIRINGQRQRLTFGTSAYVTQENMLMATLTVREAIYYSAQIQLSDTMLLDDKLARADEAIQEMGLTSALETRIGGRNTKGISGGQRKRLSICLEILTRPRLLFLDEPTSGLDSAASFHVMNRIADLAAREGMTIVAVVHQPCNEVFEIFHGLCLLASGQTIYFGPATNANEFFASNGYPCPPMRNPSDHFLRTINRDFELESGERTISSKPSPADEAIEVLVNAYKSSNTSENAKKEMHDINETGGVMIRRNQASFVTKVFVLTRRSFVNMYRDVGYYWLRLGIYISISLCLGTIYYNFGYGYDSIRSRSSMLMFTSGLLTLMAIGGFPSFVEEMKIFRRERLNGHYDFLMGIITGAGIQVIMLLNCGFFKIPSKLPKIVWKYPMFYISFQKYALQGFYKNEFLGLVFQNNTGVGEKTITGEQVITKFFETEMGHSKWVDFAILCGMIVIYRLLFVVIIKVVDMLKPISKGESFRCPAHCICGMEKPCTRL; this is translated from the exons ATGGCGACCTCGCTGCTACCACGCTGGGCACCGACGCCGAGCCAGTCACAGCCGCGGTGGGGTCCTTCAGCTGCCACCGTCACAGGGGAGCTAGAGCCGCCGGAACCACCGGCCGCCGAGGTGGAAAGCGCCATGGGTAGCAGCCGCGGAATTCATTCCGAGTTTTACGACATCGATCATCGTGAAGGCCGCCCGGAGGACGCTGCTCCCTATGGCAGCGTGTGCATAACGTGGGAGGACGTGTGGGTGACGGCGGTCGACGGCAGGGCCACCATTCTGCACGGCGTCAGCGGCAGCGCGCGACCCGGCCAAGTGCTGGCCATCATGGGACCCTCCGGGTGTGGCAAGACCACACTGCTCGACACCTTGGCCG GGAGACTGGACAAGAACCTGAGAAGTAAAGGAGATATTCGGATAAATGGCCAGAGACAGAGGCTCACCTTCGGAACCTCG GCATATGTGACGCAAGAGAACATGCTGATGGCCACACTCACGGTGCGTGAGGCCATCTACTACTCGGCACAGATCCAGCTGTCCGACACCATGCTGCTTGACGATAAGCTGGCCCGCGCCGATGAAGCCATCCAGGAGATGGGGCTCACCAGCGCCCTGGAGACGCGCATCGGCGGGCGCAATACTAAGGGCATCAGCGGCGGGCAGCGGAAGCGTCTGAGCATCTGCCTCGAGATCCTCACGAGGCCTCGGCTGCTATTCCTGGACGAGCCTACCAGCGGGCTAGACAGCGCCGCCTCCTTCCATGTGATGAACCGCATAGCCGACCTCGCTGCCAGGGAGGGCATGACCATTGTGGCTGTAGTGCACCAGCCATGCAACGAGGTTTTCGAGATCTTTCATGGCCTCTGCTTGCTTGCCTCCGGACAGACAATTTACTTTGGCCCGGCCACCAATGCCAATGAG TTCTTCGCATCAAATGGCTACCCTTGCCCACCAATGAGAAATCCTTCAGATCATTTCCTGAGGACAATCAACAGAGATTTTGAATTG GAAAGTGGAGAAAGAACAATATCGTCCAAGCCATCTCCAGCAGATGAAGCAATAGAAGTTCTGGTAAATGCCTACAAATCCTCCAATACTTCTGAAAATGCCAAAAAGGAAATGCACGACATAAATGAAACG GGCGGAGTGATGATCAGAAGAAACCAAGCCAGTTTTGTGACAAAGGTGTTTGTACTCACCAGAAGATCGTTCGTGAACATGTACAGAGACGTCGGATACTACTGGCTACGTCTTGGCATCTATATTTCCATTAGTCTATGCCTTGGTACCATATATTACAATTTTGGATATGGATACGATTCTATTCGT TCCAGATCATCAATGCTAATGTTCACCAGCGGCCTTCTAACATTAATGGCAATTGGAGGATTCCCTTCCTTTGTGGAGGAGATGAAG ATATTCAGGAGAGAGCGGCTAAACGGGCATTATG ATTTTCTGATGGGCATCATCACAGGTGCTGGAATACAAGTTATCATGTTGCTCAATTGTGGGTTCTTCAAAATACCTAGTAAACTGCCAAAGATAGTATGGAAGTACCCAATGTTCTACATATCTTTCCAGAAGTATGCACTTCAGGGATTTTACAAGAATGAGTTCTTAGGTTTGGTGTTCCAAAACAACACAGGAGTTGGTGAGAAAACAATAACTGGTGAACAAGTGATAACTAAGTTTTTTGAGACAGAAATGGGGCACTCAAAATGGGTGGACTTTGCAATTCTATGTGGAATGATTGTAATATATAGGTTGCTCTTTGTAGTGATTATTAAGGTTGTGGACATGTTAAAGCCCATATCCAAGGGTGAATCATTTAGGTGCCCCGCTCATTGTATTTGTGGCATGGAAAAGCCGTGTACTCGCCTTTAA
- the LOC125525742 gene encoding ABC transporter G family member 1-like isoform X1 — protein MATSLLPRWAPTPSQSQPRWGPSAATVTGELEPPEPPAAEVESAMGSSRGIHSEFYDIDHREGRPEDAAPYGSVCITWEDVWVTAVDGRATILHGVSGSARPGQVLAIMGPSGCGKTTLLDTLAGRLDKNLRSKGDIRINGQRQRLTFGTSAYVTQENMLMATLTVREAIYYSAQIQLSDTMLLDDKLARADEAIQEMGLTSALETRIGGRNTKGISGGQRKRLSICLEILTRPRLLFLDEPTSGLDSAASFHVMNRIADLAAREGMTIVAVVHQPCNEVFEIFHGLCLLASGQTIYFGPATNANEFFASNGYPCPPMRNPSDHFLRTINRDFELESGERTISSKPSPADEAIEVLVNAYKSSNTSENAKKEMHDINETGGVMIRRNQASFVTKVFVLTRRSFVNMYRDVGYYWLRLGIYISISLCLGTIYYNFGYGYDSIRSRSSMLMFTSGLLTLMAIGGFPSFVEEMKIFRRERLNGHYGVSAFVISNWLSATPYLFLIAVLPGAIAYYLSGLKRRADHFVYFTLVLCSCTMLVEGLMMTVAAIVPDFLMGIITGAGIQVIMLLNCGFFKIPSKLPKIVWKYPMFYISFQKYALQGFYKNEFLGLVFQNNTGVGEKTITGEQVITKFFETEMGHSKWVDFAILCGMIVIYRLLFVVIIKVVDMLKPISKGESFRCPAHCICGMEKPCTRL, from the exons ATGGCGACCTCGCTGCTACCACGCTGGGCACCGACGCCGAGCCAGTCACAGCCGCGGTGGGGTCCTTCAGCTGCCACCGTCACAGGGGAGCTAGAGCCGCCGGAACCACCGGCCGCCGAGGTGGAAAGCGCCATGGGTAGCAGCCGCGGAATTCATTCCGAGTTTTACGACATCGATCATCGTGAAGGCCGCCCGGAGGACGCTGCTCCCTATGGCAGCGTGTGCATAACGTGGGAGGACGTGTGGGTGACGGCGGTCGACGGCAGGGCCACCATTCTGCACGGCGTCAGCGGCAGCGCGCGACCCGGCCAAGTGCTGGCCATCATGGGACCCTCCGGGTGTGGCAAGACCACACTGCTCGACACCTTGGCCG GGAGACTGGACAAGAACCTGAGAAGTAAAGGAGATATTCGGATAAATGGCCAGAGACAGAGGCTCACCTTCGGAACCTCG GCATATGTGACGCAAGAGAACATGCTGATGGCCACACTCACGGTGCGTGAGGCCATCTACTACTCGGCACAGATCCAGCTGTCCGACACCATGCTGCTTGACGATAAGCTGGCCCGCGCCGATGAAGCCATCCAGGAGATGGGGCTCACCAGCGCCCTGGAGACGCGCATCGGCGGGCGCAATACTAAGGGCATCAGCGGCGGGCAGCGGAAGCGTCTGAGCATCTGCCTCGAGATCCTCACGAGGCCTCGGCTGCTATTCCTGGACGAGCCTACCAGCGGGCTAGACAGCGCCGCCTCCTTCCATGTGATGAACCGCATAGCCGACCTCGCTGCCAGGGAGGGCATGACCATTGTGGCTGTAGTGCACCAGCCATGCAACGAGGTTTTCGAGATCTTTCATGGCCTCTGCTTGCTTGCCTCCGGACAGACAATTTACTTTGGCCCGGCCACCAATGCCAATGAG TTCTTCGCATCAAATGGCTACCCTTGCCCACCAATGAGAAATCCTTCAGATCATTTCCTGAGGACAATCAACAGAGATTTTGAATTG GAAAGTGGAGAAAGAACAATATCGTCCAAGCCATCTCCAGCAGATGAAGCAATAGAAGTTCTGGTAAATGCCTACAAATCCTCCAATACTTCTGAAAATGCCAAAAAGGAAATGCACGACATAAATGAAACG GGCGGAGTGATGATCAGAAGAAACCAAGCCAGTTTTGTGACAAAGGTGTTTGTACTCACCAGAAGATCGTTCGTGAACATGTACAGAGACGTCGGATACTACTGGCTACGTCTTGGCATCTATATTTCCATTAGTCTATGCCTTGGTACCATATATTACAATTTTGGATATGGATACGATTCTATTCGT TCCAGATCATCAATGCTAATGTTCACCAGCGGCCTTCTAACATTAATGGCAATTGGAGGATTCCCTTCCTTTGTGGAGGAGATGAAG ATATTCAGGAGAGAGCGGCTAAACGGGCATTATGGTGTGTCAGCATTTGTAATCTCCAATTGGTTGTCAGCCACACCATATCTTTTCCTTATTGCTGTATTACCTGGTGCAATAGCCTACTACCTGTCTGGTCTAAAGAGAAGAGCAGACCATTTCGTATATTTTACGCTTGTCCTTTGTTCGTGCACAATGCTAGTTGAAGGCCTTATGATGACCGTAGCTGCTATTGTGCCAGATTTTCTGATGGGCATCATCACAGGTGCTGGAATACAAGTTATCATGTTGCTCAATTGTGGGTTCTTCAAAATACCTAGTAAACTGCCAAAGATAGTATGGAAGTACCCAATGTTCTACATATCTTTCCAGAAGTATGCACTTCAGGGATTTTACAAGAATGAGTTCTTAGGTTTGGTGTTCCAAAACAACACAGGAGTTGGTGAGAAAACAATAACTGGTGAACAAGTGATAACTAAGTTTTTTGAGACAGAAATGGGGCACTCAAAATGGGTGGACTTTGCAATTCTATGTGGAATGATTGTAATATATAGGTTGCTCTTTGTAGTGATTATTAAGGTTGTGGACATGTTAAAGCCCATATCCAAGGGTGAATCATTTAGGTGCCCCGCTCATTGTATTTGTGGCATGGAAAAGCCGTGTACTCGCCTTTAA
- the LOC125525742 gene encoding ABC transporter G family member 1-like isoform X3, which yields MATSLLPRWAPTPSQSQPRWGPSAATVTGELEPPEPPAAEVESAMGSSRGIHSEFYDIDHREGRPEDAAPYGSVCITWEDVWVTAVDGRATILHGVSGSARPGQVLAIMGPSGCGKTTLLDTLAGRLDKNLRSKGDIRINGQRQRLTFGTSAYVTQENMLMATLTVREAIYYSAQIQLSDTMLLDDKLARADEAIQEMGLTSALETRIGGRNTKGISGGQRKRLSICLEILTRPRLLFLDEPTSGLDSAASFHVMNRIADLAAREGMTIVAVVHQPCNEVFEIFHGLCLLASGQTIYFGPATNANEFFASNGYPCPPMRNPSDHFLRTINRDFELESGERTISSKPSPADEAIEVLVNAYKSSNTSENAKKEMHDINETGGVMIRRNQASFVTKVFVLTRRSFVNMYRDVGYYWLRLGIYISISLCLGTIYYNFGYGYDSIRSRSSMLMFTSGLLTLMAIGGFPSFVEEMKIF from the exons ATGGCGACCTCGCTGCTACCACGCTGGGCACCGACGCCGAGCCAGTCACAGCCGCGGTGGGGTCCTTCAGCTGCCACCGTCACAGGGGAGCTAGAGCCGCCGGAACCACCGGCCGCCGAGGTGGAAAGCGCCATGGGTAGCAGCCGCGGAATTCATTCCGAGTTTTACGACATCGATCATCGTGAAGGCCGCCCGGAGGACGCTGCTCCCTATGGCAGCGTGTGCATAACGTGGGAGGACGTGTGGGTGACGGCGGTCGACGGCAGGGCCACCATTCTGCACGGCGTCAGCGGCAGCGCGCGACCCGGCCAAGTGCTGGCCATCATGGGACCCTCCGGGTGTGGCAAGACCACACTGCTCGACACCTTGGCCG GGAGACTGGACAAGAACCTGAGAAGTAAAGGAGATATTCGGATAAATGGCCAGAGACAGAGGCTCACCTTCGGAACCTCG GCATATGTGACGCAAGAGAACATGCTGATGGCCACACTCACGGTGCGTGAGGCCATCTACTACTCGGCACAGATCCAGCTGTCCGACACCATGCTGCTTGACGATAAGCTGGCCCGCGCCGATGAAGCCATCCAGGAGATGGGGCTCACCAGCGCCCTGGAGACGCGCATCGGCGGGCGCAATACTAAGGGCATCAGCGGCGGGCAGCGGAAGCGTCTGAGCATCTGCCTCGAGATCCTCACGAGGCCTCGGCTGCTATTCCTGGACGAGCCTACCAGCGGGCTAGACAGCGCCGCCTCCTTCCATGTGATGAACCGCATAGCCGACCTCGCTGCCAGGGAGGGCATGACCATTGTGGCTGTAGTGCACCAGCCATGCAACGAGGTTTTCGAGATCTTTCATGGCCTCTGCTTGCTTGCCTCCGGACAGACAATTTACTTTGGCCCGGCCACCAATGCCAATGAG TTCTTCGCATCAAATGGCTACCCTTGCCCACCAATGAGAAATCCTTCAGATCATTTCCTGAGGACAATCAACAGAGATTTTGAATTG GAAAGTGGAGAAAGAACAATATCGTCCAAGCCATCTCCAGCAGATGAAGCAATAGAAGTTCTGGTAAATGCCTACAAATCCTCCAATACTTCTGAAAATGCCAAAAAGGAAATGCACGACATAAATGAAACG GGCGGAGTGATGATCAGAAGAAACCAAGCCAGTTTTGTGACAAAGGTGTTTGTACTCACCAGAAGATCGTTCGTGAACATGTACAGAGACGTCGGATACTACTGGCTACGTCTTGGCATCTATATTTCCATTAGTCTATGCCTTGGTACCATATATTACAATTTTGGATATGGATACGATTCTATTCGT TCCAGATCATCAATGCTAATGTTCACCAGCGGCCTTCTAACATTAATGGCAATTGGAGGATTCCCTTCCTTTGTGGAGGAGATGAAG ATTTTCTGA